In one window of Tumebacillus algifaecis DNA:
- the rsmA gene encoding 16S rRNA (adenine(1518)-N(6)/adenine(1519)-N(6))-dimethyltransferase RsmA, giving the protein MTKRLVLPSVTRDVVTRHGFHFKKSLGQNFLIDGNILDKIVEAAELDDQNGALEIGPGIGTLTQELCENARQVVAVEKDNRLLPVLAETLSDYSNVHVHHADVLEADLHALFATWFAGMEVSVVANLPYYVTTPIVMKLLEERLPLRHIVVMVQREVAERMAAKPGGKDYGTLSIAVQYYTEPELVTRVPESSFMPAPNVESTVIKLKVRKEPAVQVQDEKLFFHLVKASFAQRRKTILNNLQNNLEPKRSKDSILAALEATGIEPSRRGETLSLQEYARLADQLLQS; this is encoded by the coding sequence ATGACCAAACGGCTCGTTCTGCCGTCCGTCACCCGCGATGTGGTGACCAGACACGGCTTTCATTTTAAAAAATCGCTCGGCCAGAACTTTTTGATCGACGGCAACATCCTCGACAAAATCGTCGAGGCGGCCGAATTGGATGATCAAAATGGGGCGCTGGAAATCGGTCCTGGCATCGGGACGTTAACGCAAGAACTGTGCGAAAACGCGCGCCAAGTCGTCGCTGTGGAGAAGGACAACCGTCTGCTACCCGTGTTGGCCGAGACGCTGTCCGACTACAGCAACGTGCATGTCCACCACGCCGATGTGCTGGAAGCAGACTTGCACGCGCTGTTTGCGACTTGGTTCGCCGGCATGGAAGTCTCTGTGGTCGCCAACCTGCCCTACTACGTCACGACGCCGATCGTGATGAAGCTGCTCGAAGAACGCTTGCCCCTACGCCATATCGTGGTGATGGTACAGCGCGAAGTCGCCGAGCGGATGGCGGCGAAACCGGGAGGCAAAGACTACGGCACGCTGTCGATCGCCGTGCAATACTACACCGAACCGGAACTGGTGACGCGCGTTCCCGAATCGTCGTTTATGCCCGCCCCCAATGTCGAATCGACCGTCATCAAGCTGAAAGTGCGCAAGGAGCCGGCCGTACAGGTACAGGATGAAAAGCTGTTCTTCCATCTGGTCAAAGCGTCGTTCGCCCAGCGCCGCAAGACGATATTGAACAACCTGCAGAACAACTTGGAGCCTAAACGCAGCAAAGACAGCATCTTGGCCGCGCTGGAGGCAACAGGCATTGAGCCGTCACGCCGCGGGGAGACGCTGTCTTTGCAAGAATACGCAAGGCTGGCCGATCAGTTGCTACAATCTTGA
- the rnmV gene encoding ribonuclease M5 — protein MMRIKEVIVVEGYHDKQAIDAAVTADCLISGGSAVNESFLRQVERAAKERGVIIFTDPDYAGERIRRIVSRRAPGCKHAFLPREEATARDGDIGIENATAESIRRALDSVRTDWTGVEPEFSWSEMTEYGLTAHPRAAERRQYIGDKLGIGYGNAKTLWKKLNMLGVSRTEFEQVYQEIEPQFQLQGGESTT, from the coding sequence ATGATGAGAATCAAGGAAGTGATCGTCGTTGAGGGCTATCACGATAAGCAGGCGATCGATGCGGCTGTCACTGCCGACTGCTTGATCTCAGGCGGTTCGGCGGTCAATGAATCGTTTCTCAGGCAGGTCGAACGCGCCGCCAAAGAGCGTGGCGTGATCATCTTCACCGATCCGGACTATGCGGGAGAGCGCATCCGCCGCATCGTGTCGCGCCGCGCGCCAGGCTGCAAACATGCTTTTTTGCCACGGGAGGAGGCGACCGCACGGGATGGTGACATCGGCATTGAAAATGCGACTGCCGAGTCGATCCGCCGTGCGCTCGACAGCGTGCGCACCGACTGGACGGGCGTGGAACCTGAGTTTTCGTGGTCGGAAATGACCGAGTACGGCCTGACCGCACATCCGCGGGCTGCCGAACGCAGACAATATATTGGGGACAAGCTTGGCATCGGCTATGGCAATGCCAAAACGCTCTGGAAAAAGCTCAACATGCTCGGCGTCTCCCGCACGGAATTTGAGCAGGTGTATCAAGAGATCGAACCTCAGTTTCAACTTCAAGGAGGGGAAAGCACAACATGA
- a CDS encoding ribonuclease H-like YkuK family protein, with product MDFVSPTRGKLTLAQVAQAMLDYMAEAPQEDYKIIIGSDSQNKESRLKTTFVTALIVHRVGKGARYFFHRRSRPIVKNMTQRMFTEASLSLLLCKELRELLHDEKLVQNLEVHLDVGQNGATEPLIKELVGWVEGSGYEARIKPDSFVASKVADRYTRY from the coding sequence ATGGACTTTGTGAGTCCGACGCGTGGAAAGCTTACGTTAGCACAGGTCGCCCAAGCGATGCTGGACTATATGGCGGAAGCGCCTCAGGAAGACTACAAGATCATCATTGGTTCCGATTCACAAAATAAAGAGTCGCGTCTGAAGACTACGTTTGTCACAGCGCTGATCGTGCACCGAGTTGGCAAAGGGGCACGCTACTTTTTTCACCGACGCAGTCGTCCGATCGTGAAAAACATGACACAGCGCATGTTCACCGAAGCCTCGCTTTCGCTCTTGCTGTGCAAAGAACTGCGCGAACTGCTTCATGATGAAAAGCTGGTGCAAAACCTTGAGGTGCACCTCGATGTCGGTCAAAACGGTGCGACCGAACCTTTGATCAAAGAACTGGTCGGTTGGGTCGAAGGAAGCGGCTATGAGGCGCGAATCAAACCGGACTCGTTTGTCGCATCAAAAGTGGCCGATCGGTACACGCGATATTAA